The following proteins are co-located in the Candidatus Accumulibacter cognatus genome:
- a CDS encoding DUF3418 domain-containing protein has translation MIDEELERSRWLLEEWRVQLYAQELCTPVPVSVKRLQRRWEGMGR, from the coding sequence GTGATCGACGAGGAACTCGAGCGGTCCCGCTGGCTGCTCGAGGAATGGCGCGTGCAGCTCTACGCGCAGGAACTGTGCACACCGGTGCCGGTCTCGGTGAAGCGGCTGCAAAGGCGGTGGGAGGGAATGGGACGATAG
- a CDS encoding MoaD/ThiS family protein yields MRVLIPSALQSYTGTSWVQAEGRTVAEVLGDLERQYPGIRFRMVDEQGAIRRHMRIFWKREMVFDLATPLDTDGELMIVQALSGG; encoded by the coding sequence ATGCGCGTCCTGATTCCGAGCGCCTTGCAGTCTTACACGGGTACGTCCTGGGTCCAGGCCGAGGGGAGGACCGTCGCCGAGGTGCTCGGGGACCTCGAACGACAGTACCCGGGGATCCGTTTTCGCATGGTCGACGAGCAGGGCGCGATCCGCCGCCACATGAGGATTTTCTGGAAGCGGGAGATGGTCTTCGACCTGGCGACGCCGCTCGATACGGATGGCGAATTGATGATCGTGCAGGCCCTGAGCGGGGGCTGA
- a CDS encoding glycosyl hydrolase, protein MNPTGKLVLLVATRKGAWLFHGDAGRRTWRTDGPHFLGHIINHLVLDPRDGRTLLAAAKTGHLGPTIFRSIDCGRSWREASKPPAFGPAKNGLEARSVDHTFWLAPAHASEPGVWYAGTSPQGLFRSEDGGVSWAPFSCINDDPTYRQWFGTVQDGTPDGPKLHSIIVDPRDPKHLYFAMSGGGVHESTDGGQSFAPLVEGMQVVGGFDPGNVVFHDPHCVRICPTNPDRLYQQNHCGIYRLDRPGKRWRRIGEAMPKEVGDIGFPMVVHPRDDKAAWVLPMDGSDVWPRVSPGGRPAVYATRDGGETWQRHDDGLPREQAWWTVKRQAMCADRADTVGLYFGTTSGELWLSRDEGAHWEVLARHLPEIYALEAVTCA, encoded by the coding sequence ATGAACCCAACGGGGAAGCTGGTCCTGCTGGTCGCCACGCGCAAGGGCGCATGGCTGTTCCACGGCGATGCCGGCCGACGGACGTGGCGGACCGACGGGCCGCACTTCCTCGGCCACATCATCAACCACCTGGTGCTCGACCCGCGCGACGGACGCACCCTGCTGGCGGCCGCCAAGACCGGCCACCTCGGGCCGACGATCTTCCGCTCGATCGACTGCGGCAGGAGCTGGAGGGAAGCCTCCAAACCGCCGGCCTTCGGCCCCGCGAAGAACGGGCTCGAGGCGCGCAGCGTCGACCACACGTTCTGGCTGGCGCCCGCGCATGCGAGCGAACCCGGCGTCTGGTACGCCGGGACCTCGCCGCAGGGCCTGTTCCGCTCGGAGGATGGCGGCGTTTCCTGGGCGCCATTCTCGTGCATCAACGACGATCCGACCTACCGCCAGTGGTTCGGGACCGTGCAGGACGGCACGCCGGACGGCCCGAAGCTGCATTCGATCATTGTCGATCCGCGTGACCCGAAGCACCTGTACTTCGCGATGTCGGGCGGCGGCGTGCATGAATCGACCGACGGCGGGCAGAGCTTCGCGCCGCTGGTCGAGGGCATGCAGGTGGTCGGCGGCTTCGATCCGGGCAACGTGGTCTTCCACGACCCGCACTGCGTGCGCATCTGCCCGACGAATCCCGACCGGCTCTACCAGCAGAACCATTGCGGCATCTACCGGCTCGATCGGCCTGGCAAACGCTGGCGGCGGATCGGCGAGGCGATGCCCAAGGAGGTTGGCGACATCGGTTTCCCGATGGTCGTGCACCCGCGCGACGACAAGGCGGCCTGGGTGCTGCCGATGGACGGCTCCGACGTCTGGCCGCGCGTCAGTCCGGGCGGCCGGCCGGCGGTGTATGCGACGCGCGACGGCGGCGAGACCTGGCAGCGCCATGACGACGGGCTGCCTCGCGAACAGGCGTGGTGGACGGTGAAGCGGCAGGCGATGTGCGCCGATCGCGCCGACACCGTGGGCCTGTACTTCGGAACGACGAGCGGTGAACTATGGCTGAGCCGTGACGAGGGCGCCCATTGGGAAGTCCTGGCGCGCCATCTGCCGGAAATCTACGCGCTGGAAGCGGTGACCTGTGCATAG
- a CDS encoding YciI family protein, whose protein sequence is MKYLCLVYLDENRLDELPDADCVAYDRAIRQSGHCLASEALQSVTTATTVRMRNGKLSVTDGPFAETKEQLAGFYMIEARDLNEAIQVAAKIPPARVGCIEVRPIRPIRETVAAEEAAVRTHGPAALQERDAT, encoded by the coding sequence ATGAAATACCTCTGTCTGGTGTACCTCGACGAGAACCGGCTCGACGAACTGCCGGACGCCGATTGCGTAGCCTACGACCGTGCGATCCGCCAGAGCGGACACTGCCTCGCGTCCGAGGCACTGCAGTCGGTGACGACGGCAACGACCGTGCGCATGCGCAACGGCAAATTGTCGGTGACCGACGGGCCCTTCGCCGAAACCAAGGAACAACTGGCCGGTTTCTACATGATCGAGGCGCGCGACCTCAACGAAGCGATCCAGGTCGCCGCGAAGATTCCGCCCGCGCGGGTGGGCTGCATCGAGGTGCGGCCGATCCGTCCGATTCGCGAAACCGTGGCCGCGGAGGAGGCGGCCGTACGCACCCATGGGCCAGCGGCACTGCAGGAAAGGGATGCAACATGA
- a CDS encoding OsmC family protein, whose amino-acid sequence MHYVANLAWERGDQNFESGTFSRRHRIAFDGGQTFVASSSPQVLPTPMSDEFGIDPEEAFVASLASCHMLWFFVIASKRKYCVDRYVDNACGVMRRNDDNRIAVTEVLLRPKVTFSGPRLPTEDEHRAMHHRAHELCFIANSVKTAIECQPELELAPTADAPD is encoded by the coding sequence ATGCATTACGTCGCCAATCTCGCCTGGGAGCGGGGAGACCAGAATTTCGAATCGGGAACGTTCAGCCGCCGCCATCGGATTGCCTTCGATGGCGGACAAACCTTCGTCGCATCGTCATCGCCACAGGTGCTGCCGACACCGATGTCGGACGAATTCGGCATCGATCCGGAAGAAGCCTTCGTCGCGTCGCTGGCGAGTTGCCACATGCTGTGGTTTTTCGTCATCGCCTCGAAGCGGAAGTACTGCGTCGATCGCTACGTGGACAACGCTTGCGGTGTCATGAGAAGGAATGACGACAACCGGATCGCCGTGACCGAGGTGTTACTGCGCCCCAAAGTCACCTTCTCCGGCCCGCGTCTGCCGACAGAGGACGAACACCGCGCCATGCATCACCGCGCCCATGAGCTCTGTTTCATTGCCAATTCGGTGAAGACGGCCATCGAGTGCCAGCCGGAACTCGAACTGGCGCCCACCGCAGACGCCCCGGATTAG
- a CDS encoding YciI family protein: MRFMIVVKATADSEAELTPAPEEELLAAMATYHEDLAKAGVLVDAAGLRPSREGWRIRYSGDQRSFTDGPFAETKELIAGYTIIRVASRQEAIDWSMRFPNPAGRGNPSEIEVRGFWELEDFAPSESIDRFQALEAAQQG, from the coding sequence ATGCGTTTCATGATCGTTGTCAAAGCCACGGCCGATTCCGAAGCCGAACTGACCCCGGCACCCGAAGAAGAGTTGTTGGCGGCCATGGCGACCTACCACGAGGACCTCGCCAAGGCAGGTGTGCTGGTCGATGCGGCCGGCTTGCGTCCGAGCCGCGAGGGCTGGCGGATCCGGTATTCCGGTGACCAGCGCTCGTTCACCGACGGGCCGTTCGCCGAGACCAAGGAGCTGATCGCCGGCTATACGATCATCCGGGTGGCGTCGCGCCAGGAGGCAATCGACTGGTCGATGCGGTTTCCCAATCCGGCCGGCCGCGGCAATCCATCCGAGATCGAGGTGCGCGGCTTCTGGGAACTGGAGGATTTCGCGCCCAGCGAATCGATCGATCGATTCCAGGCGCTCGAAGCAGCGCAACAGGGCTGA
- a CDS encoding enoyl-CoA hydratase/isomerase family protein has protein sequence MNSNAVVLYEKRDSVAYLTLNRPEALNALSQEVLTRLSALLEEIRRDDSLRAVIITGAGRKAFSAGADIKYLSQSTPMKVREFSQLAVTVANQIENLGKVVVAALNGYTFGGGLEIAESCMIRVAVKSSHLGHPEVSIGAVAGFGGTTRLARLVGRGRAAEMLLRGRNVPADEALQIGLVQFVVDDDRLMAETEAIVDDILAKSPSAVKLTWEALHRGLNMTLEESAALGADFFGLVASTEDFRIGTRAFVEKTKPCYVGY, from the coding sequence ATGAACAGCAATGCAGTCGTACTGTACGAAAAGCGCGACAGCGTCGCCTATTTGACCCTGAACCGTCCGGAGGCGCTGAATGCGCTGAGTCAGGAGGTGCTGACCCGCCTTTCCGCGCTGCTGGAAGAGATCAGGAGGGACGATTCGCTTCGCGCGGTGATCATCACCGGCGCCGGCCGCAAGGCATTCTCGGCCGGCGCGGACATCAAGTACCTCAGCCAGTCGACGCCGATGAAGGTGCGCGAGTTTTCGCAACTCGCGGTGACGGTCGCCAACCAGATCGAGAATCTGGGCAAGGTGGTGGTGGCCGCCCTGAACGGCTACACCTTCGGCGGCGGCCTGGAAATCGCCGAGTCCTGCATGATCCGTGTTGCCGTGAAATCCAGCCACCTGGGTCACCCCGAGGTGAGCATCGGCGCTGTGGCCGGTTTTGGCGGGACGACACGCCTGGCGCGTCTGGTCGGCCGGGGTCGGGCAGCGGAAATGCTGCTGCGCGGGCGCAATGTCCCCGCCGATGAGGCGCTGCAGATCGGCCTCGTGCAGTTCGTCGTCGACGATGACCGGCTGATGGCGGAGACGGAAGCGATAGTCGATGACATCCTTGCCAAGTCGCCCAGCGCGGTAAAGCTGACTTGGGAGGCCTTGCATCGCGGCCTGAACATGACGCTGGAAGAGTCCGCCGCGCTCGGCGCCGACTTCTTCGGGCTGGTCGCTTCGACCGAGGATTTCCGCATCGGCACCCGGGCATTCGTCGAAAAGACCAAGCCTTGCTATGTCGGCTACTGA
- a CDS encoding DNA cytosine methyltransferase — protein sequence MTRSEGFRITSTPCGDSLEATPQNGECKLHSASCTTLPKIVSLFAGAGGLDRGFKEAGFTISVAIDVADAAIRTHKKNFPRTKAVVGDLIEMQPAGVVEHVKERLMPGQRIAVIGGPPCQGFSRANVNSLTNDPRNKLPKLYLDIVEALQNLYTVEFIVFENVLGIRDKKHETTYKALVNGITALGFDVTEKELCAIDFGVPQNRWRVILSGMRSGQCYSPVRPRKRKGFATVRQAIGGLEAPAYFKRNLDPKDIPVHPNHWTMQPKSPRFENPEPGIAEQRSFKRLEWDAPSRTIAFGHREIHVHPHGHRRLSIYEAMLLQGFPKEFVLEGNLSEQVEQVSNAVPPPLARSVAHAVKRALRGR from the coding sequence ATGACGCGCTCCGAGGGTTTCCGTATTACATCAACACCCTGTGGCGACTCTCTGGAGGCAACCCCGCAGAATGGCGAGTGCAAGCTTCATTCGGCATCGTGCACGACGCTGCCAAAGATTGTGAGCCTGTTCGCCGGAGCCGGCGGGCTTGATAGGGGCTTTAAAGAGGCTGGATTCACCATCTCTGTTGCGATCGATGTGGCCGATGCTGCCATCCGTACGCACAAGAAGAACTTCCCCCGTACCAAGGCAGTGGTGGGCGATCTCATTGAGATGCAACCTGCGGGGGTTGTTGAACACGTGAAAGAAAGGCTCATGCCCGGGCAGCGCATCGCCGTAATCGGCGGGCCGCCCTGCCAGGGATTTTCGCGGGCCAATGTGAATTCCTTGACCAACGACCCTCGCAACAAGCTTCCCAAGCTGTATCTCGACATCGTTGAGGCACTTCAGAACTTATACACGGTGGAGTTCATCGTGTTCGAAAACGTGCTTGGCATCCGCGACAAGAAGCACGAAACAACCTACAAAGCACTTGTGAACGGGATCACTGCGCTGGGATTCGACGTCACCGAGAAGGAGCTCTGCGCCATCGACTTCGGCGTGCCTCAGAACCGCTGGCGCGTTATTCTCTCAGGGATGCGCAGCGGCCAGTGCTACTCGCCGGTCAGACCGCGGAAACGCAAGGGATTTGCGACTGTCAGGCAGGCCATCGGCGGCCTCGAAGCGCCGGCCTATTTCAAGCGAAATCTTGATCCAAAGGACATCCCGGTGCATCCGAACCACTGGACCATGCAGCCAAAGTCCCCCCGGTTCGAGAACCCTGAGCCTGGAATCGCGGAGCAGCGCAGCTTCAAGCGGCTAGAGTGGGACGCTCCGAGCCGCACGATCGCGTTCGGGCACCGCGAAATCCACGTCCATCCGCATGGCCACCGTCGGCTGAGCATTTACGAGGCAATGCTTCTGCAGGGATTTCCGAAGGAGTTCGTCCTGGAAGGCAACCTGTCGGAGCAGGTCGAGCAGGTATCCAACGCTGTACCGCCGCCGCTTGCGCGGAGTGTCGCGCATGCAGTGAAGCGCGCACTACGCGGCCGCTAA
- a CDS encoding GFA family protein: protein MKYKGSCHCGQVAFEVEGELTKVTECNCSICSRKGMLMWFVPREQLRLLTPEENLSTYAFGKARIQHRFCARCGIHPFGEGADPSGRPMAAVNVRCLEGVQYADLPVQHFDGRSL from the coding sequence ATGAAATACAAGGGAAGTTGTCATTGCGGGCAGGTCGCGTTCGAAGTCGAGGGCGAGTTGACCAAAGTCACCGAATGCAACTGTTCGATCTGTTCGCGCAAAGGGATGCTGATGTGGTTCGTGCCGCGCGAGCAACTGCGCCTGCTGACTCCCGAGGAGAATCTGTCGACGTATGCCTTCGGCAAGGCGCGTATCCAGCACCGTTTCTGCGCGCGCTGCGGCATCCACCCGTTCGGCGAGGGCGCCGACCCTTCCGGTCGGCCGATGGCGGCGGTCAATGTCCGCTGCCTGGAAGGCGTGCAGTACGCCGACCTGCCGGTGCAGCACTTCGACGGGCGTTCGCTCTGA
- a CDS encoding thioesterase family protein: MKKPLEPGIEQTFQFRVPESKLVPALYPESAEFRQMPQVFATGYFVGLLEWTCIQAINPYLDWPDQQTVGTHIDISHCAATPVGFEVTVRVKLTHVDGRKLAFEVEAHDGVELIGKGRHERFIIDRARFDEKLERKVQGG; this comes from the coding sequence ATGAAGAAGCCCCTGGAACCAGGAATCGAGCAGACCTTTCAATTTCGTGTTCCCGAGTCGAAGCTCGTTCCCGCCCTCTACCCCGAATCCGCCGAGTTTCGGCAGATGCCTCAAGTTTTCGCGACCGGCTATTTCGTTGGCCTGCTGGAATGGACCTGCATCCAGGCCATCAACCCTTATCTCGACTGGCCTGACCAGCAGACCGTCGGCACCCATATCGATATCAGCCATTGCGCCGCCACGCCCGTCGGGTTCGAGGTGACCGTCCGGGTGAAGCTGACCCACGTTGACGGCCGCAAGTTGGCTTTCGAGGTCGAAGCCCATGACGGGGTCGAACTGATCGGCAAGGGCCGCCACGAACGCTTCATCATCGATCGGGCGCGCTTCGACGAGAAGCTGGAACGCAAGGTGCAGGGCGGCTAG
- the tmpT gene encoding thiopurine S-methyltransferase has translation MDADFWHGKWAKNEIGFHESAANPLLVRHFPALGLTDGARVFVPLCGKTLDIPWLLDKGHPVVGVELSPLAVEQLFNELGVDPDITPCGPLRRYSAPDLDIYLGDFFALSADRLGPVDATYDRAALVALPEPMRERYAAHLRTITKRAPQLLICFEYEPQLMAGPPFPIFADEVARHYRDHYKVSLLSSEEIPGGFKGKIPAKESVWRLA, from the coding sequence ATGGACGCGGATTTCTGGCACGGCAAATGGGCAAAAAACGAGATCGGGTTTCACGAGAGCGCGGCCAACCCGCTGCTGGTGCGGCACTTTCCGGCGCTCGGACTGACCGACGGCGCGCGCGTCTTCGTGCCGCTCTGCGGCAAGACGCTCGACATCCCCTGGCTGCTCGACAAGGGCCACCCGGTGGTCGGTGTCGAACTGAGCCCGCTCGCCGTCGAGCAACTGTTCAACGAACTCGGCGTCGATCCGGACATCACCCCCTGCGGACCACTCCGGCGCTACAGCGCGCCCGACCTCGACATCTACCTCGGCGACTTCTTCGCGCTCTCGGCCGACCGGCTCGGCCCCGTCGATGCGACCTACGACCGCGCCGCGCTGGTCGCGCTGCCGGAACCGATGCGCGAGCGCTACGCCGCGCACCTGAGGACGATCACCAAACGCGCGCCGCAACTCCTGATCTGCTTCGAATACGAACCGCAGCTGATGGCCGGCCCACCGTTCCCGATCTTCGCCGACGAAGTTGCTCGCCATTACCGCGACCACTACAAGGTGAGCCTGCTGTCGTCGGAGGAGATCCCGGGAGGCTTCAAAGGGAAGATTCCGGCGAAGGAAAGCGTCTGGCGGCTTGCGTGA
- a CDS encoding RNA polymerase sigma factor, with product MAQETIGAIYRDESRRVLATLLRLLGDFDLAEEALHEAFRAALEQWPREGLPANPRAWLVSAGRFKAIDAIRRDRRCVSQELVAERVESIADDTGTVDDEGIEDDRLRLVFTCCHPALSPDAQVALTLREVCGLTTEEIASAFLTPAPTLAQRIVRAKAKIRDAGIPYQVPAPEERAERLDSVLRVIYLVFNEGYAASAGDALMRHDLSAEAIRLARLLIELLPGGEAAEAEGLLALMLLHESRRTARAGPEGDLVLLEDQDRSLWNRDLIREGGELVERALASRRFGPYTLQAAIAAVTAEAPSMAETDWREIVGLYDVLLRVEPSAVVALNRAVAVAMRDGPAAGLALVDALLAAGELDHYRFAHAARADLCRRLGRVGEAQAAYRRALELTRQEPERRFLERRLAALDRTRLARP from the coding sequence ATGGCCCAGGAAACGATCGGTGCGATCTATCGCGACGAGTCGCGGCGGGTGCTGGCGACCCTGCTCCGTCTGCTGGGCGACTTCGACCTTGCCGAGGAGGCCTTGCACGAGGCGTTCCGGGCGGCGCTCGAGCAGTGGCCGCGGGAAGGCCTGCCCGCCAACCCGCGCGCCTGGCTGGTCTCGGCCGGGCGCTTCAAGGCCATCGACGCCATCCGGCGCGACCGCCGCTGCGTGTCGCAGGAACTGGTGGCCGAACGGGTCGAGTCCATTGCCGACGACACCGGGACCGTCGATGACGAGGGGATCGAGGACGACCGCCTGCGCCTCGTGTTCACCTGCTGTCACCCGGCGCTGTCGCCCGATGCCCAGGTGGCGCTGACCTTGCGCGAGGTATGCGGGCTCACCACGGAGGAGATCGCCAGCGCTTTCCTGACCCCGGCGCCGACCCTGGCCCAGCGCATCGTGCGTGCCAAGGCGAAGATCCGCGACGCCGGGATTCCCTACCAGGTGCCGGCGCCCGAGGAGCGCGCCGAGCGCCTCGATTCGGTGCTGCGCGTCATCTATCTGGTCTTCAACGAAGGTTACGCCGCTTCGGCGGGAGATGCGTTGATGCGGCACGACCTGTCGGCCGAGGCGATCCGGCTGGCGCGCCTGCTGATCGAACTCCTGCCGGGCGGCGAAGCGGCAGAGGCGGAAGGCCTGCTGGCGCTGATGCTGCTGCACGAATCGCGCCGCACCGCACGTGCGGGCCCGGAAGGCGACCTGGTATTGCTTGAGGACCAGGACCGTTCGCTCTGGAACCGGGACTTGATCCGCGAAGGTGGCGAGCTGGTCGAGCGTGCCCTCGCGTCGCGGCGCTTCGGCCCTTACACGCTGCAGGCGGCGATTGCCGCCGTGACGGCCGAGGCACCGTCGATGGCGGAGACCGACTGGCGAGAGATCGTCGGGCTCTACGACGTGCTCCTGCGCGTCGAGCCCTCGGCGGTGGTCGCGCTCAACCGCGCGGTGGCGGTGGCGATGCGCGACGGGCCGGCCGCCGGCCTGGCGCTGGTCGATGCGCTCCTCGCCGCTGGCGAACTCGACCATTACCGGTTCGCGCATGCGGCGCGCGCCGACCTTTGCCGGCGGCTCGGCCGGGTTGGCGAGGCGCAGGCGGCCTATCGCCGTGCGCTGGAGCTGACACGGCAGGAACCGGAGCGGCGCTTTCTGGAGCGTCGGTTGGCGGCGCTCGATCGCACACGCCTTGCTAGACCATGA
- a CDS encoding FAD-dependent monooxygenase, producing MPVPVRHPNRRLIIKTEVLIVGAGPTGLLLANQLVRHGVRPLIIDPHSGPAQQSRAMAAQARTLEIFAKPGTADRALELGKRGTGATLWVEGERRARILGGYGGRRVDGAGGTERLSTEGRLPPSSPGAARISGGSSAFWRKPCGAGTISASARSFPTCGTRRGRGSLSRPANDSPPAGSCSP from the coding sequence ATGCCTGTCCCTGTTCGCCATCCAAACAGGAGACTCATCATTAAAACCGAAGTCCTCATCGTCGGTGCCGGCCCCACCGGCCTGCTTCTCGCCAACCAGCTGGTGCGCCACGGTGTTCGCCCGCTGATCATCGACCCGCATTCCGGCCCCGCCCAGCAATCCCGGGCCATGGCCGCGCAGGCCCGCACCCTGGAAATCTTCGCCAAACCCGGCACCGCCGACCGCGCCCTGGAACTGGGCAAGCGCGGCACCGGCGCCACCCTGTGGGTGGAAGGCGAGCGCAGGGCGCGCATTCTTGGCGGATACGGCGGCCGCCGGGTCGATGGCGCCGGGGGAACTGAACGTCTCTCTACAGAAGGAAGGCTTCCACCGTCTTCCCCCGGTGCGGCAAGGATCAGCGGCGGGTCATCGGCATTCTGGCGGAAGCCTTGCGGGGCAGGGACGATCTCGGCTTCGGCGAGGTCATTCCCCACGTGCGGCACGAGGCGGGGGAGGGGCTCTCTGTCCAGGCCAGCCAATGATTCTCCACCTGCCGGATCCTGCTCGCCTTAG
- a CDS encoding glyoxalase family protein has translation MQKINPCLWFDHQAEEAAEFYVSVFPDSRIVSRTRRVDGLPDEVGDVMVVAFELAGQGYIALNGGPLFRFSPAISLAIPCETQDEVDHYWARLTEGGEEGQCGWLTDRYGVTWQVTPTPLIRMFQSDDRAAAARAAAAMMPMKKLDIAALQRAFDNA, from the coding sequence ATGCAGAAGATCAATCCCTGCCTCTGGTTCGACCACCAGGCGGAAGAAGCGGCCGAGTTCTACGTATCGGTTTTTCCGGATTCGCGCATCGTCAGCCGCACAAGGCGGGTCGACGGCCTGCCCGACGAGGTGGGCGACGTGATGGTCGTCGCCTTCGAACTCGCCGGCCAGGGCTACATCGCCCTCAACGGCGGCCCGCTCTTCCGGTTCTCGCCGGCGATCTCGCTGGCCATCCCGTGCGAGACGCAGGACGAAGTGGATCACTATTGGGCGCGCCTCACCGAAGGCGGAGAGGAGGGCCAGTGCGGCTGGCTGACCGATCGTTACGGTGTCACCTGGCAGGTGACGCCGACGCCCCTCATCCGGATGTTCCAGTCGGACGATCGCGCCGCAGCAGCTCGTGCCGCGGCGGCGATGATGCCGATGAAGAAGCTCGATATCGCGGCGCTGCAACGCGCCTTTGACAACGCCTGA
- a CDS encoding ribbon-helix-helix protein, CopG family has protein sequence MILTAMADTIRTTVLVLEDLCAELANVAESGHVSTSWVIHDALRAYRAKRCAKQVKTR, from the coding sequence ATGATTCTGACGGCCATGGCGGACACTATACGAACGACAGTCTTGGTTCTCGAAGATCTATGCGCTGAGTTGGCGAATGTTGCGGAATCTGGCCATGTGTCGACCTCATGGGTCATACACGACGCACTGAGGGCGTACCGGGCCAAGCGCTGCGCGAAGCAGGTAAAGACGCGATGA
- a CDS encoding VOC family protein, which yields MKNENPFRWVEIYVQDMQRAKAFYSTVLGIEFMELESPGVEMYAFPMQMDLGGASGALVRMEGVPSGGNSTIAYFGCEDCGVEASRVEQAGGRIFKPKFSIGQYGFIALALDTEGNMFGLHSSPQCAQ from the coding sequence ATGAAGAACGAAAACCCGTTCCGCTGGGTCGAGATTTACGTGCAGGACATGCAGCGCGCGAAGGCGTTTTATTCGACGGTGCTCGGCATCGAGTTCATGGAACTGGAGAGTCCGGGCGTCGAGATGTATGCCTTCCCGATGCAGATGGACCTCGGCGGCGCCTCGGGCGCGCTGGTCAGGATGGAGGGCGTGCCCTCGGGCGGCAACAGTACGATCGCCTATTTCGGCTGCGAGGACTGCGGAGTCGAGGCGAGCCGTGTGGAACAGGCGGGCGGCAGGATCTTCAAGCCGAAGTTCTCGATCGGCCAGTACGGGTTCATCGCGCTGGCTTTAGACACCGAGGGCAACATGTTCGGCCTGCATTCCTCGCCGCAGTGCGCGCAATGA
- a CDS encoding glutathione S-transferase family protein, with the protein MGLTLYSMSGSPYAWRVALALEHKGIPYTVRVLSLDAGDFKDPAFAALNPRRRVPVIVDGEFVLYESAAIVEYLDEAYPDMPRLFAPQVRERALQRRLVREADQYVGNAVETLVETVLFTAAEQRSIERIGSGWAALRTELGRWEAVIAGQHLAGALSAADFTLYPLLALARRIERRVPEAVGADPIGPQLAAWMERMHALPIVQRTWPPHWKP; encoded by the coding sequence ATGGGTCTGACGCTGTACTCGATGTCTGGTTCGCCCTATGCGTGGCGGGTGGCGCTGGCGCTGGAGCACAAGGGGATTCCGTATACGGTGCGCGTGCTGTCGTTAGACGCCGGTGACTTCAAGGATCCGGCGTTCGCGGCACTGAACCCGCGTCGACGCGTACCGGTGATCGTCGACGGCGAGTTCGTACTCTACGAGTCGGCGGCCATCGTCGAGTACCTCGACGAAGCCTATCCCGACATGCCGCGCCTTTTCGCCCCGCAGGTGCGCGAACGCGCGCTGCAGCGCCGGCTCGTGCGCGAGGCCGACCAGTACGTCGGCAATGCGGTCGAGACGCTGGTCGAGACGGTGCTCTTCACCGCCGCCGAGCAGCGCTCGATCGAGCGCATCGGGTCGGGTTGGGCGGCGCTGCGCACCGAGCTCGGACGCTGGGAAGCGGTGATCGCCGGCCAACACCTCGCCGGCGCGCTGTCGGCGGCCGATTTCACCCTCTATCCACTGCTGGCACTGGCACGCCGGATCGAGCGGCGGGTGCCCGAAGCGGTGGGCGCCGATCCCATCGGGCCGCAACTGGCGGCCTGGATGGAGCGCATGCACGCGCTACCGATCGTGCAACGGACCTGGCCGCCGCACTGGAAGCCGTAG